cttccctttttcttcttcctttcctctttctcctttcttctttaccgtcgcccccgccgccggcctccaccgccacccgtGGCTGTTGGCAACTCGCCGTCGCACCGCTCCGCCCGCCACCTGCCCCGTGACACCACCCCACCCTTCCCTGATTGCTACCGGTGCTTGCCGCGCTCGCCCTCGACACCGGCATTGCCCACCATGGCTTTTCCACCACCCGGCCAGCGGCGCTATCGCCGCTGACCTCGCCGCCCACAACCCGCAACCGCTGCCGGGCATGCCATCGCCCTAACCATCCCTTCTAAACCTGATGTAAGCATTAGCCTGATCTTCTAATAGTATGGGTAAttcgattggtggagaacttgaCGTTGGCGATCTAGGTTTCTAATCAGACACGATTCGAAACCCCTGCAACCGTTACACCGCTACTCtattggttatcaaccaagcacaacttgaTTGACCTCACCAAGAAGGGTTCCTGCAAGCGAatcaaagaacacaagcaagaaaatGTAAACTCGCAATCTGAAATTGCAAATATATGTGAAGCAAAGAACAAGGTGGGGTTCAAGCTCTAATCATAAAAGGACTAATCGCTACAGTACTTTATAACAAGAACGGGGGCCCTGATTCACAGCAAAAGGACTTGATATCACAGTTACAATGAAGATGTTTGTTCCTCAATAGAAAACTAGAACTAAATAAAATCCCAAACTCTAATGTGGCGGCTGCTACTGAGTTTATACCGAAGGGGAACGTCCTAGGGTTGAGGGCGACCAGATGGGGGCATCCTCAACTTGGGCTTAACGCCCGACAGGATACAAGGCCGACTTGACCCAAaataggtgacgcagcaccttgTCGTGGTTACATGGAATGATCCACAAATCTTCTGGAGCTCGGACTATCAAAAGAAAGCTTTCAGTCTTCTTTCCAACGCATCAAAGAATGTCTCGTTTCGACGTCGCTGAAGGATATATTAGTGTTTCCGTTCAGGGTGGTTGGCTGAGTCCGAACCAAACGTGAAGACCAAGTTGGTGACGACTTGTAACTTATAGAAGATCAAATCTCGGGTGTATCCAGcatggtgatgtcctcatcaaaacCCGCCGGATATGGAACCCCCAAACCCCAAATCCCTAACCCTAATCCCTCCACTGCAGCCACCcccgccggcctccaccgccgcccgcggccGTCCGTGACTTGCCGGCATCCGTTCCATCCACCTTCCACCGTAGCCGCCTTCATCCACACCCTCCTCTCCCTCGGACTCGGCACTGCACAGCACGATGAAGATGCTGTTCGTTGGCAGACGGTAGCAGTGAACATTCACCAAATAAGATTTTTGGAGTGGGAGGGGGAAGGTTAAGTGCGGTTTGACATGAATATAGCTGAAAACTTAAAATAAATTAGGTTAAATTTAGTCGCTGTTGAAACCGACCTCTACCCGATCTAGGCTAAACATTCCCCATCCCCTGCCCACCCCATTTACAAATCCTCCTAAGAGCCAGCATGGCAGGTTAGGGAAACGAACTGATAGCAGCTTCAGAAAATTTTAGTCACCTAACACTGAGCAGGAGATAAAAACAAATAGAAACCCCTGCAGCTTCGCGAGACCGCATACACATGAATGCCCGTACATTGTGCTGCACGGCACGATCGACGTCATCACCGAGACAATTTCTTCCATGCATGGAGTATAAATGCAGAAGAGGAGCACGAGTCCGCGAAGACCCAGCGAGTCATGTTGAGAATTTGAGCATTTTTGGCAGTTTGTCCAGCTCACAGAACAAGCTCGGAGCTCGCGGTAGGCAGCCATGGCCGAGGAGGCCGCGCCCCACGTTCTCCTCATCTGCTACCCGGGCCAGGGCCACATCAACCCCATGATCCGCCTCGCCAAGCGCATCGCGTCCAAGGGCCTCCTCGTCACCTGCTCCTCCTCCAGCATCGTCCGCGAcaagctcgccgccgcctcgggggTGTCGgctggcggcgacggcgtgctCGTCGGCCGCGGCCGCATCCGGTTCGACTTCCTGGACGACCACTTCGACGGGACGGAGCTGGACCTGCACAACTTCCTGCGGCACCTCGAGACGACCGGGAGGCTGGCTCTGGCCGGCCTGCTCGGCCACCAGGCGgaggcagggcggccggtggcgtgCATCGTCGGGAACCCGTTCCTGCCGTGGGCGACCGACGTCGCGGCCGAGGCCGGCATCCCCTCGGCGGTGCTGTGGGTGCAGTCGTGCGCGGTGTTCTCCATCTATTACCATTTCGTTCACGGGCTCGCGGAGTTCCCGCGCGAGGACGACCCCGACGCGCGGTTCGCGCTCCCGGGCCTCCCGGCGCTGTCCGTCGCCGACGTGCCGTCGTTCCTGCTCGCGTCGCACCCGTACAAGGTACTCGGCGACACCATCCAGGACCAGTTCCGCAACATGGGCAAGGCGTCGTGGGTGTTCGTCAACTCCTTCGCGGAGCTCGAGCGCGACGTGATCGCCGCGCTCCCGGGCATCAGGCCGCGCCCGCCGCAGCTCATCCCCGTGGGCCCGCTCGTCGAGCTCGGGGGGCatgacgacgacggcggcgttGCGGTGCGCGGCGACCTGATCAGGGCGGCGGACGACTGCGTCGGGTGGCTGGACGCGCAGGCGCCGCGGTCCGTCGTGTACGCGTCGGTCGGGAGCATCGTGATGCTCCCCGCAGAGGCGGTCGCCGAGATGGCGCACGGGCTCGCGTCCTCCGGCCGGCCCTTCCTGTGGGTGGTGCGGCCGGACACCCGCGCGCTGCTCCCGGAGGGGTTCctggacgccgccgccggtcgcGGCATGGTGGTGCCGTGGAGCCCGCAGGACCGCGTGCTggcgcacgccgccgtcgcgTGCTTCCTCACGCACTGCGGCTGGAACTCCACGCTCGAGACgatcgccgccggcgtgcccGTGGTCGCCTTCCCGCAGTGGGGCGACCAGTGCACGGACGCCAAGTTCCTGGTAGACGTGCTCAAGATGGGCGTCCACCTCCGCGCCCCGCTGCGGCGGGAGGGTGTGCGGGAGGCCGTGGAAGCAGTCACTACGGGGCCAGAGGCCGGCGCCATGCTCGCCAACGCCAGGTCGTGGAGCGCGGCGGCCCGGGCCGCGGTGGCGCCAGGTGGGTCGTCGGACCGGCACGTGCAGGCGTTCGTCGACGAGGTATCGCGGCGAGCGCGTGGAGGGCGAGCAGAAGCATCTACGTTTAGTTAACGGACGAACCATACCTTAATTACCATGTTCCTGTGGGTTAGTCGTGGTAAGCGTGGTGAATACTGAAAATAATAAAGGGAAATAATCAAGACAGGCACTATCGTCTCATACTCACCGTATGAACGAATTTTTGTGTACTCTTCCATCAAATGAACGTATTTGGAACCTTCGATCGTCAATGGGAACTAAACTTATGTAATTTTGTGCATCTCTTAATTAGTGTCCACGTGgcttcttccttcctttctcctCGTAAAATAGGCTGCCTTAATGTCTTGTGCCGTGTCATTCATGCTTGCTTGGAAAATTGCTCTCATCATGCATTATATTCATGCCATATTGCACCGAACCGAAAATAACAACGATGACATGCTCTTATAGTGTCGTAAATAACAAATTCACTACATCGTAATAGCACCACAGTACGAAAacatgggggggggggggggggaatgagCTAAAAGTCATCCTTTAGCTTTTCGCAGCATCCAAAGGGCACCTCCAGTGGCAGACAACGTCGCCAGCCCTATCTGAGGTGGAGGGGGTAAAAGGGAGGAGAGAGGATAGCCGCTAGTGAGCAACAAATCGCTAATCAACTTTTAATAGTCTGAAAAATATGAAGATGGCAGATGGgaccgagagagagagagagtgtagAATAATTTTGTTCTTTCTTCTCTCACCTCCATATCACCTAGCTATGTTGCTGATACCGCTGCGGGTGGCCAAAGTGTGTTCCATCAAATTTGATGCTTGGAATATCGCATATGATTGATGCTCTGACACATTACATATGAACAATGACAAGAATCATGTCCTTCTTCATTTTCTCCAAATTTACTGTTGGTGTTGGAGGAGCAGAGATTGGGCCTGATTGCTCACCTGCTTCTCTTGACCTCACAACGCTGAAACGCGACACGAGAAAAGGCTCAACTTTCCATAGCAGCACTTCCCCACGACACCCATGCAAATAATGCCATTGTGTGTTATCAAGAAGCACACGTCTCGGAACTTCGGCTTCAATGTAACCAAAATTCAAAACAAAaactagcttgtgtagagtACTAGAGTGTCATTGCCCTGTCTAAAAAAAGATGTTCTTTTAAGGGAAAAAACAGTGAAAGCATTGTCTTTCCCGCCATGGAAAACCGGAGTGTGGTGCATTCAAAAATCAAAACGCGAACGAACCAGGCTGGCAGGTGGGATCAGCCCAACATGAACGCCGGGCCCACTCCCTAATCCCATCTTCCCGTGGCCCATCTCCACGAGAATTCTTCTCACATCTTCCCTGCCGGCCACCTCTCGACGAATCCAGCCGCCCTCTCTcgccaccgccaccagccccagtGCCCACCTCGCCGCGCGATCCCATTTCAAAACCAAGAGGAGCGGGTGTTCGTGCTGATCTCTGCGCGGAGCCCGAACCCTGGGCGGCTCCGGCGGTTCCGATGGCGGCGGGTGGCACGGCGACGGCCATCAGCGGTGGCTGGTCAAGTGCCTGGCGGCCGCACTCGACCCCGCGCGCGACGTCCGCGCCTTCGCCGAGGAGTCGCTCCTCCAGGCCTCGCTCCTCCTTGGTTGGCCACCTCCACCCACTCTCTCCCCTTCCCTGTGGGCGGTGCGGCGATTGACATTTAATTGATGAATCGAGCAATTCAGCTTCACGTGTTGGCCGCAAGCTGCTTTTGCTTGAGTATTTGGCCCCGCTTTAGTAGCGTTACACTGTAGGCGTGCCATCCACTAGCAAGGCGATAAT
The genomic region above belongs to Panicum hallii strain FIL2 chromosome 4, PHallii_v3.1, whole genome shotgun sequence and contains:
- the LOC112890204 gene encoding gallate 1-beta-glucosyltransferase-like: MAEEAAPHVLLICYPGQGHINPMIRLAKRIASKGLLVTCSSSSIVRDKLAAASGVSAGGDGVLVGRGRIRFDFLDDHFDGTELDLHNFLRHLETTGRLALAGLLGHQAEAGRPVACIVGNPFLPWATDVAAEAGIPSAVLWVQSCAVFSIYYHFVHGLAEFPREDDPDARFALPGLPALSVADVPSFLLASHPYKVLGDTIQDQFRNMGKASWVFVNSFAELERDVIAALPGIRPRPPQLIPVGPLVELGGHDDDGGVAVRGDLIRAADDCVGWLDAQAPRSVVYASVGSIVMLPAEAVAEMAHGLASSGRPFLWVVRPDTRALLPEGFLDAAAGRGMVVPWSPQDRVLAHAAVACFLTHCGWNSTLETIAAGVPVVAFPQWGDQCTDAKFLVDVLKMGVHLRAPLRREGVREAVEAVTTGPEAGAMLANARSWSAAARAAVAPGGSSDRHVQAFVDEVSRRARGGRAEASTFS